The proteins below are encoded in one region of Rhodoluna lacicola:
- a CDS encoding DMT family transporter: protein MKKTTWAAIALLAVAIAWGAAFVVMKDAIAAQPFNDFLAIRFTLAVLVMIAFRPSVLKAIDGKLLKHGVLLGTLLSGGYITQTIGLELTTAAITGFITGLYVVLTPLLGWLMFGNKINKQLVIGIVLALGALGLLTLNGFSVDVNQLWIVLCALLFAGHIVGLSVWSPGKDVYALTLIQLAMVALYSWAGAFLDGDYDPPVDANGWFAVVFTAVFSTAVAFLVQTWAQSIMDPSRVAIFLTTEVLWTAVIAVLVGQEVLGLKTVLGGVVMVAAMLVVEWPTKSSKELPIQPRLVD, encoded by the coding sequence ATGAAAAAAACAACCTGGGCAGCAATTGCGCTGCTTGCCGTGGCAATTGCCTGGGGCGCAGCTTTCGTAGTGATGAAAGACGCCATTGCGGCTCAGCCATTCAATGACTTTTTAGCAATCCGTTTCACCCTGGCTGTATTGGTGATGATTGCATTCCGACCAAGCGTCCTCAAGGCGATTGATGGCAAGTTACTTAAGCACGGTGTACTGCTTGGCACGTTGCTGTCGGGAGGTTACATCACCCAGACAATCGGTTTGGAACTAACCACCGCCGCAATCACCGGATTCATAACCGGTCTCTATGTTGTGCTGACCCCGCTCTTGGGTTGGCTGATGTTCGGCAACAAGATCAATAAGCAACTGGTTATCGGAATTGTTCTGGCTCTTGGCGCACTTGGTTTGCTGACCCTAAATGGATTCAGCGTAGACGTCAATCAGTTGTGGATTGTGCTGTGTGCCCTGCTGTTCGCCGGTCACATCGTTGGCTTGAGCGTCTGGAGCCCGGGGAAAGATGTTTATGCCTTGACCTTGATTCAGCTTGCAATGGTGGCACTGTACAGCTGGGCAGGCGCCTTTTTGGATGGCGATTACGACCCGCCAGTAGATGCCAATGGCTGGTTCGCTGTGGTTTTCACGGCCGTATTCTCAACCGCGGTTGCATTCTTGGTACAAACCTGGGCGCAGAGCATCATGGACCCGTCAAGGGTGGCGATCTTCCTAACCACTGAGGTGCTTTGGACCGCTGTGATTGCCGTGCTTGTGGGCCAAGAGGTGCTTGGGCTAAAGACCGTCTTAGGTGGGGTCGTGATGGTCGCGGCCATGCTGGTAGTTGAGTGGCCAACCAAATCCTCTAAGGAACTTCCAATCCAACCTCGCTTGGTAGACTAG
- a CDS encoding SDR family oxidoreductase translates to MNSSVSQGLPLLKNESGKPALCLVTGATGYIGGRLIVELLKHGYRVRILARNADRLKYHPWIDQVEVSEGDAHNPDVLAEAMIGVDVAYYLLHALMSKDNFEQEERDMAKGFGEAAKALGVKRIVYLGGIIAPNEVMSPHLQARAETGKILRESGVATIELRAGVVIGSGSASFEMLRYLTERLPIMTVPKWVNVRIQPIAVRDVLRYLVGAASINPTISGVFDIGGPEIFTYKEMMQQYAEAAGLPRRIIIPVPVLTPRLSSGWVGLVTPVPYTLAKRLVASLKNEVVAADDSIRGLIPDPEGGLTPFKRAVQLALTKIKDARVETRWSDASVPWTPSEPLPTDPDWAGGTLYRDVRIVHSPDSIEDVWKRVEAIGGDNGYSLATWAWEVRGFIDKIFGGVGLRRGRRDPNQLQVGDALDFWRVEEIIRPKLLRLRAEMKMPGLAWLEFGLEEDVETGGTILTQVAIYAPKGLLGHAYWWSVWPMHGLVFPSMAKNAALTKK, encoded by the coding sequence ATGAACTCATCGGTGAGCCAAGGCCTTCCCCTACTGAAGAACGAATCCGGAAAGCCTGCGCTCTGCCTGGTCACCGGAGCCACCGGCTACATTGGTGGTCGCCTAATCGTGGAACTGCTCAAGCATGGTTATCGAGTTCGAATTCTTGCCCGCAATGCCGATCGATTGAAATACCACCCGTGGATTGACCAGGTTGAAGTCTCCGAGGGTGATGCCCATAACCCCGATGTCCTAGCCGAGGCAATGATAGGTGTTGACGTTGCCTACTATCTGTTGCACGCGTTGATGTCTAAAGACAACTTCGAGCAAGAAGAACGCGATATGGCAAAGGGATTTGGTGAGGCGGCTAAAGCATTGGGCGTCAAGCGAATTGTTTACCTAGGCGGAATCATCGCGCCAAACGAAGTTATGTCTCCGCACCTGCAGGCCCGGGCCGAGACTGGAAAGATTTTGCGCGAGTCCGGAGTAGCAACAATTGAACTGCGAGCCGGAGTGGTGATTGGTTCTGGTTCGGCATCTTTTGAAATGTTGCGCTACCTGACCGAGCGCCTGCCAATCATGACCGTTCCAAAGTGGGTCAACGTGCGCATTCAACCCATCGCGGTGCGCGACGTGCTGAGATATTTGGTGGGTGCCGCAAGCATTAACCCAACCATCTCGGGAGTATTTGATATTGGTGGGCCAGAAATATTCACCTACAAAGAGATGATGCAGCAATACGCAGAAGCTGCCGGATTGCCAAGGCGAATTATCATTCCGGTTCCAGTGCTTACCCCAAGGCTCTCGAGCGGCTGGGTTGGTTTGGTTACTCCGGTTCCCTACACACTGGCAAAGCGTCTGGTAGCCAGCCTAAAGAATGAGGTGGTCGCCGCCGACGACAGCATTCGTGGTCTAATTCCAGATCCGGAAGGCGGGCTGACTCCATTCAAGCGCGCGGTGCAACTTGCGCTTACCAAAATCAAAGATGCCCGCGTAGAAACCAGATGGAGCGATGCCTCTGTTCCTTGGACTCCATCTGAGCCGCTACCCACTGACCCCGATTGGGCCGGTGGAACTTTGTATCGCGATGTTCGCATCGTGCACTCCCCTGATTCAATTGAAGATGTTTGGAAGCGCGTAGAAGCTATCGGTGGTGACAACGGTTACTCTCTAGCGACCTGGGCTTGGGAGGTTCGCGGATTTATCGACAAAATTTTTGGTGGAGTGGGATTGCGACGAGGACGCAGAGACCCAAACCAATTGCAAGTTGGTGACGCGCTTGATTTTTGGCGAGTTGAGGAAATCATTAGACCCAAACTTTTGCGCCTGCGCGCCGAAATGAAAATGCCAGGCTTGGCCTGGTTGGAGTTTGGGCTGGAGGAAGATGTTGAAACCGGTGGGACAATTCTGACCCAGGTGGCAATCTATGCGCCAAAAGGTCTATTGGGACACGCATACTGGTGGTCAGTTTGGCCGATGCACGGGCTGGTATTCCCCTCAATGGCAAAGAACGCAGCACTGACTAAGAAATAA
- a CDS encoding NUDIX hydrolase, producing the protein MTIYAAGAILWREEKGKLLVALIHRNRHNDWSWPKGKVDPGELLPVTAVREIAEETGLKIKLGPRLKIVNYKIPSGTPKEVHYWAARVTPAALAKSKFKPSEEVESVEWRTPEEARKLLTYEFDSEVLDELLAIYKRGQLRTKPLIVLRHAKATPRTDWMNGEAIDDGKRPLLPEGYAQAKQLVKLLGAFAPKRVITSPWSRCLNTVLPYAKKRKLKIIERSQLSELGNKKGPKRTKNVINDIIEYGRASVICSHRPALPTIFETLAKHASAAHRDQLQEGTTLKPAEMIVIHLTTKDDGENRKIVSVERYGVI; encoded by the coding sequence ATGACAATTTATGCAGCCGGTGCCATTCTGTGGCGCGAAGAAAAAGGCAAACTTCTAGTGGCACTGATTCATCGCAATCGCCACAATGACTGGAGTTGGCCCAAGGGCAAAGTCGATCCAGGTGAGTTGCTACCGGTTACTGCCGTTAGAGAAATTGCTGAAGAAACCGGACTCAAGATTAAACTTGGGCCACGTTTGAAAATTGTGAATTACAAAATTCCTAGCGGCACACCAAAAGAAGTTCACTACTGGGCTGCGCGAGTAACTCCAGCGGCACTTGCCAAATCAAAGTTCAAGCCCTCTGAAGAGGTCGAAAGCGTTGAGTGGCGCACCCCAGAGGAAGCTAGAAAGCTTCTTACCTATGAATTCGATAGCGAAGTGCTGGACGAACTTCTGGCTATCTATAAGCGCGGACAATTGAGAACCAAGCCGCTAATTGTTTTGCGGCATGCCAAAGCAACACCCCGAACCGACTGGATGAATGGTGAGGCAATTGATGATGGCAAGCGACCACTCTTGCCCGAGGGGTACGCCCAGGCAAAACAGTTGGTTAAGTTACTTGGTGCCTTTGCACCCAAGAGAGTAATTACCAGCCCGTGGTCTCGATGCCTAAATACAGTTTTGCCGTACGCCAAGAAGAGAAAACTAAAAATCATCGAGCGCTCTCAACTAAGCGAGCTCGGCAATAAAAAAGGCCCCAAGCGCACCAAGAACGTCATCAACGACATAATCGAATATGGCCGGGCATCGGTGATCTGCTCACACCGACCGGCTCTCCCTACAATTTTTGAAACACTAGCGAAGCATGCGTCGGCAGCCCATAGGGATCAACTGCAAGAGGGAACCACTTTGAAGCCAGCCGAGATGATTGTTATTCATCTGACCACAAAGGATGATGGCGAGAATAGAAAGATAGTTTCTGTGGAGCGCTACGGCGTAATCTAG
- a CDS encoding RNA degradosome polyphosphate kinase: MSSEETMSISLPDFGTELAPNRYLDRELSWLAFNQRVLELAEDPNLYLLERVNFLAIFASNLDEFFMVRVAGLKRRIATGLAVTSSSGLSPQEVLSQISREAHRLQERHAQLFIDTIKPAMKEKGIRIVRWVNLEDSERSLLHDYFQNQIFPVLTPLAVDPAHPFPYISGLSLNLAVVLKNPDTDKEHFARVKVPPLLPRFVRIPGNSGVQDARFVPLEDIIGEYLGLLFPGMQVLQHHTFRVTRNEDLEVDEDEGENLLLALEKELLRRRFGPPVRLEVANDINPEVLELLIRELDISDEDVYHLPSPLDLTGLFEISSLKRADLHYPPHQVITNRYLQPVEDKDVSIFSAMRQRDILMHHPYESFSTSVQAFVEQAAADPKVLAIKQTLYRTSGDSPIVDALIAAAEAGKQVLALVEIKARFDEQNNIAWARKLEQAGVHVVYGIVGLKTHCKLALVIRQEKGQLRRYCHVGTGNYNPKTARYYEDYGLLTSRESVGEDLTKLFNQLSGYAPEAEFKSLMVSPNGVREGLTARIEQEIANKLAGKDARIRIKVNSLVDEQIIDSLYKASNAGVPVEILVRGMCALKPGVPGLSENIKVRSVLGRYLEHSRIFAFAGGGDPAVFIGSADMMHRNLDRRVEALVRLSQPDHIRELNSLFETAMSDSVASWYLAEDGNWTRHKVDANGNLLIDLQDQIMKEVHAKRNVRI, from the coding sequence ATGTCTTCAGAAGAAACCATGTCTATCTCGTTGCCGGATTTCGGCACCGAATTAGCCCCAAATCGCTACCTTGACCGCGAGCTCAGCTGGCTTGCGTTTAACCAGCGCGTCTTGGAACTGGCCGAAGACCCAAACCTTTACTTGCTTGAAAGAGTGAACTTTCTAGCGATCTTTGCCTCAAACCTTGACGAGTTTTTCATGGTTCGCGTTGCCGGTCTCAAGCGCCGCATCGCCACCGGACTGGCAGTGACCTCAAGCTCTGGCCTTTCCCCGCAAGAGGTGCTCAGCCAAATTAGCCGCGAAGCCCACCGACTGCAGGAGCGTCACGCTCAGCTGTTCATTGACACCATCAAGCCGGCGATGAAAGAAAAAGGCATTCGCATTGTGCGCTGGGTGAACCTGGAAGATTCTGAACGTTCTTTGCTACACGACTACTTTCAAAACCAAATCTTCCCGGTACTGACTCCGCTTGCGGTAGACCCTGCTCACCCTTTTCCTTACATTTCAGGCTTGTCACTGAATCTTGCTGTGGTCCTGAAAAACCCAGACACCGATAAAGAACACTTTGCCCGCGTCAAGGTTCCACCGCTGCTTCCCCGTTTTGTGCGCATCCCAGGCAATAGCGGAGTTCAAGACGCCCGATTCGTTCCGCTCGAAGATATCATCGGTGAGTACTTAGGTTTACTTTTCCCAGGCATGCAAGTTTTGCAGCACCACACCTTCCGCGTTACGCGCAACGAAGACCTTGAAGTCGACGAAGATGAGGGCGAAAATCTTTTGCTCGCGCTAGAGAAGGAATTGCTGCGTCGCCGCTTTGGTCCACCGGTTCGCCTTGAAGTTGCCAACGATATCAACCCAGAGGTTCTGGAGCTGTTGATTCGTGAGTTGGACATTAGCGATGAAGATGTTTATCACTTGCCATCACCACTTGACCTGACTGGTCTTTTTGAAATTTCATCGCTCAAGCGTGCCGATCTGCACTACCCACCGCACCAGGTAATTACTAATCGCTACTTGCAACCGGTGGAAGACAAAGACGTCAGCATTTTCTCGGCAATGCGTCAGCGCGACATCCTGATGCATCACCCATACGAGTCTTTCTCTACATCGGTGCAGGCATTCGTTGAACAGGCTGCGGCAGATCCAAAGGTTTTAGCAATCAAGCAGACCCTGTACCGCACCTCCGGTGATTCACCAATTGTTGATGCACTGATTGCGGCAGCCGAGGCTGGCAAGCAGGTGCTGGCCCTGGTTGAGATCAAGGCTCGTTTCGATGAGCAAAACAACATTGCCTGGGCCCGCAAGCTTGAGCAGGCTGGCGTGCACGTGGTTTATGGAATCGTCGGCTTGAAGACGCACTGCAAGTTGGCCTTGGTAATTCGCCAAGAAAAGGGTCAGCTTCGCCGCTACTGCCACGTGGGCACCGGGAACTACAACCCAAAGACTGCACGCTACTACGAGGACTACGGTCTACTTACTTCGCGCGAATCTGTCGGTGAAGACCTAACCAAGCTGTTCAACCAGCTATCCGGCTACGCACCAGAGGCAGAATTCAAGTCCTTGATGGTTTCGCCAAACGGAGTTCGCGAAGGGCTAACGGCCCGCATTGAGCAAGAGATTGCCAACAAGCTAGCCGGTAAGGATGCCCGGATTCGAATCAAGGTCAACTCGCTGGTTGATGAGCAGATTATTGATTCGCTATACAAGGCCTCAAACGCGGGCGTGCCCGTAGAAATCTTGGTGCGTGGAATGTGCGCATTGAAACCGGGCGTACCTGGGCTAAGTGAAAACATCAAGGTTCGATCGGTGCTCGGCCGTTACCTAGAGCACTCAAGAATTTTTGCTTTCGCCGGTGGCGGCGACCCCGCTGTTTTCATTGGCTCTGCCGACATGATGCACAGAAACCTAGACCGCCGTGTTGAGGCTCTGGTTCGCCTCTCGCAACCGGATCACATTCGTGAATTGAACTCGCTGTTCGAAACAGCAATGAGCGATTCCGTTGCGTCTTGGTATCTGGCCGAGGATGGCAACTGGACCCGTCACAAGGTAGATGCAAACGGAAACTTGTTGATTGATCTGCAGGATCAAATCATGAAAGAAGTACACGCCAAGCGCAACGTTCGAATCTAA
- a CDS encoding response regulator transcription factor: MAQLLVLSATAESEVLPALGLLIHRVRQIPAEPANLVNAPGHDLIFLDARRDLAGAKSLAKILVATGLSAPLILVVTEGGLAAVSAEWGAADIVVEGAGPAELDARIRLAIGKAKQVEGSDKIHASGVVIDEASYSAKVNGRPLDLTYKEFELLRFLAQHPGRVFTREQLLSEVWGYDYFGGTRTVDVHIRRLRAKLGDLEALIGTVRNVGYRFNIDENADSLTNSVSE; this comes from the coding sequence ATGGCTCAACTTCTAGTTTTGTCAGCGACAGCTGAATCAGAGGTGCTTCCTGCGCTGGGCCTGCTAATCCACCGGGTACGACAGATCCCCGCGGAACCCGCAAATCTTGTAAATGCCCCGGGTCACGACCTTATTTTTCTAGACGCCCGCAGAGATCTGGCCGGAGCCAAGTCACTGGCCAAAATCCTCGTCGCCACCGGCCTCAGTGCGCCCCTAATTTTGGTGGTCACTGAGGGCGGGCTGGCCGCTGTAAGCGCCGAGTGGGGCGCCGCCGACATTGTGGTTGAAGGCGCCGGGCCCGCCGAGCTGGACGCCCGGATTCGGCTGGCGATTGGCAAAGCCAAGCAAGTTGAGGGCAGCGACAAGATTCACGCCTCCGGGGTGGTCATTGATGAGGCAAGCTATTCGGCCAAGGTAAACGGACGACCACTGGACCTGACTTATAAAGAATTTGAATTGCTGCGCTTTTTAGCCCAGCACCCGGGCAGGGTTTTCACTCGTGAACAACTCTTGAGCGAAGTCTGGGGCTATGACTACTTTGGTGGCACCCGCACGGTTGACGTTCATATTCGCCGCCTTCGAGCCAAATTGGGCGATCTAGAGGCGCTAATTGGCACAGTGCGCAACGTGGGTTACCGCTTCAACATCGACGAAAACGCCGACTCCCTGACCAATTCGGTCTCCGAATAA
- a CDS encoding FABP family protein: MFVFPEGLPLELTPFAFLVGKWEGTGIISYKLNDTDEAPIEREFKQRIEFAHDGSNALTYVSSAELIDEAGTILPSELGYWRIARPSESADHGPGLMIGVGEKSLQTHEDLEKLRNKEGGFDIQVSVLHPGGMAELYNGKIKGARVDLASAYGTAFETAKTYRHSTRLFGLVENALLWVWEIALPGADLKPHASARLERVE; the protein is encoded by the coding sequence TTGTTCGTATTTCCTGAGGGGCTACCGCTGGAGCTCACTCCCTTCGCCTTCCTGGTTGGTAAATGGGAAGGTACCGGAATCATTAGTTACAAGCTGAATGACACCGATGAAGCGCCAATCGAGCGCGAGTTCAAGCAACGAATCGAATTTGCCCACGATGGTTCGAATGCCCTGACTTATGTTTCGTCGGCAGAACTAATTGATGAAGCGGGAACAATCCTGCCAAGCGAACTTGGCTACTGGAGAATTGCCCGACCAAGTGAATCAGCAGATCACGGGCCAGGCCTGATGATTGGCGTTGGTGAGAAGAGCCTGCAGACGCACGAAGATTTAGAGAAGCTTCGCAATAAAGAGGGTGGCTTTGATATTCAAGTTTCCGTTTTGCACCCTGGCGGAATGGCTGAGCTTTACAACGGAAAAATCAAGGGCGCTCGTGTAGACCTTGCCTCCGCTTACGGAACAGCTTTTGAAACTGCAAAAACCTACCGACACTCAACCCGCTTATTTGGGCTGGTAGAAAACGCCCTGCTGTGGGTTTGGGAAATTGCGCTGCCTGGTGCAGACCTAAAGCCCCACGCATCCGCGCGCCTCGAACGAGTGGAGTAA
- a CDS encoding YgfZ/GcvT domain-containing protein → MSAAEQNAKEHFGNPNIEQRNLAAGTAAVDLGARGIITVTGPDRLDWLHSLLSQNLKNLLPGVSAEALLLDPNGHIEQVIHFLDDGETSWLVIEAEGRKSFLAWLSKMIFRMKVEVADRSSDFSVIGQIGAGIPHAYISNGVALIWQDPWPGVVTGGVRYSMARPAKWQWTESLVEVNKVEAVLAEYEKAGTMAYDALRVAAHRPRQLTEVDTKALPHEFDWMSTAVHMSKGCYRGQETVAKVHNLGHPPRRLTFLHLDGSGHFLPSAGDEVFVVGENGVVEERSRGHVTIAAQHFESGPIALALLSRSVPEDAPLVVRGESGEIDAAQEVIVPASAGKAANLPKRNLLMGGKH, encoded by the coding sequence GTGAGCGCGGCTGAGCAAAACGCAAAAGAACATTTTGGTAACCCAAATATCGAGCAGCGCAACTTGGCCGCAGGCACCGCAGCAGTTGATTTGGGCGCTCGCGGAATAATCACAGTAACCGGACCAGATCGACTTGACTGGCTGCATTCGCTGCTTTCACAAAATCTCAAAAACCTTTTGCCCGGTGTTTCCGCCGAGGCTCTGCTGCTTGACCCCAACGGGCACATTGAACAGGTGATTCACTTTCTTGATGACGGCGAAACCTCTTGGTTGGTAATCGAGGCAGAAGGCCGCAAAAGTTTCTTGGCTTGGCTAAGCAAAATGATTTTCCGCATGAAAGTTGAAGTTGCCGATCGGTCAAGTGACTTTTCGGTGATTGGGCAAATCGGTGCTGGCATTCCACATGCCTATATTTCAAATGGCGTGGCTTTGATATGGCAAGATCCGTGGCCCGGAGTTGTCACCGGTGGTGTGCGCTACTCAATGGCACGACCAGCCAAGTGGCAGTGGACCGAATCACTTGTTGAAGTAAATAAAGTTGAAGCTGTTTTGGCTGAGTATGAAAAGGCTGGAACCATGGCCTACGACGCCTTGCGTGTTGCAGCTCATCGGCCGCGACAGCTAACCGAGGTAGATACCAAGGCATTGCCGCACGAGTTTGACTGGATGTCCACCGCGGTGCACATGTCCAAGGGTTGCTACCGCGGTCAAGAAACCGTGGCCAAGGTTCACAATCTGGGTCACCCACCGCGCCGACTTACTTTCTTGCACCTGGATGGTTCGGGTCATTTCTTGCCTTCTGCCGGTGATGAAGTTTTTGTGGTCGGAGAAAACGGCGTGGTTGAGGAGCGGTCGCGCGGACACGTCACTATTGCGGCCCAGCACTTTGAATCCGGTCCGATTGCGCTGGCGCTATTGAGTCGCTCGGTTCCGGAAGATGCACCGTTGGTGGTTCGCGGTGAAAGCGGCGAGATTGATGCGGCCCAAGAGGTGATTGTTCCAGCCAGCGCGGGTAAGGCGGCCAACCTACCCAAGCGCAATTTGTTGATGGGTGGAAAGCACTAG
- a CDS encoding FUSC family protein: MAIKPAKVNWTVRTSLQRVLDSLPSILQIVAAATAAYAIAYFLLGHKNPIFAVTVTIASLGFTRDARIRRVLQTAIGMVVGIALSEVMLLLIGGGIWQTSIVLLIALIAARFLSGTAAFALTVASQAMLVYIMPAPEGGAFIRSLDGVIGGLTALLFTAFIPRDPMGSASKDAGKLFSVFLNAVDALEAAVRTADVKVADAALVRVRGSQPLVDNWRMSLDSAISVSKISPFMKKHREELSDQVRLMRGMDLATRNLRVVVRRVDFLIRDGKPRAYLADLFSQISAATAVLAKGLEGPDALAESRAMLLDVIHQLDPKRFGIADQLREASVLLLLRPLLIDLLCASGMREDDARAELPEV; encoded by the coding sequence GTGGCAATCAAGCCCGCAAAAGTTAATTGGACCGTCAGGACCTCGCTGCAGCGAGTTTTGGATTCGCTACCTTCGATCCTGCAAATCGTGGCCGCAGCAACTGCTGCCTATGCGATTGCGTATTTTCTTTTAGGTCACAAGAATCCAATCTTCGCGGTCACGGTAACTATTGCTTCACTTGGTTTCACCCGTGATGCCAGAATTCGCCGAGTGCTGCAGACAGCAATTGGCATGGTGGTTGGCATTGCACTTAGCGAAGTAATGCTGCTGCTTATCGGTGGTGGAATATGGCAGACCTCCATCGTCTTGCTGATTGCACTTATCGCGGCAAGATTCCTGTCGGGCACGGCAGCCTTTGCGTTGACCGTGGCTAGTCAGGCCATGCTGGTTTACATCATGCCCGCACCGGAGGGCGGAGCATTCATCAGAAGCCTTGATGGTGTGATTGGCGGATTGACTGCACTTTTGTTCACCGCATTTATTCCACGCGACCCAATGGGTTCGGCTTCTAAAGATGCCGGAAAACTATTTAGTGTTTTTCTTAATGCGGTTGACGCCCTTGAAGCCGCGGTGCGCACCGCCGATGTAAAAGTTGCCGACGCAGCTCTTGTTCGCGTTCGCGGATCACAACCCCTAGTTGATAACTGGCGCATGAGTTTAGACAGCGCAATCTCTGTCTCAAAGATTTCACCATTTATGAAAAAGCACCGCGAGGAATTAAGCGATCAGGTTCGCCTGATGCGCGGCATGGATTTAGCAACTAGAAACCTGCGAGTGGTCGTTCGCCGTGTTGACTTTTTAATTCGCGACGGAAAGCCGCGTGCCTACCTGGCCGATTTGTTCTCCCAAATTTCTGCGGCCACCGCTGTGTTGGCTAAGGGGCTTGAGGGCCCAGACGCACTTGCCGAGTCCAGAGCCATGTTGCTGGATGTTATTCACCAGCTTGATCCAAAGCGCTTTGGTATTGCTGATCAGCTCAGAGAGGCATCGGTGTTGCTGTTGCTTCGCCCGCTGCTGATTGATTTGCTGTGTGCCAGTGGCATGCGTGAGGACGACGCTCGTGCCGAACTTCCTGAGGTTTGA
- a CDS encoding methylase, giving the protein MAVRKPIGTITRGTTNPNRLRRIDRFIASQPLLRQIPTPIVVDLGFGASPITAVELLSRLRKVNSHTHVVGIEIDRERVERGLAVAHEHLHFTHGGFETPLPANLAQQADVIRAFNVLRQYDESQVAAAWQQMQSRLSASGILVEGTCDEIGRLSSWVTLDKNGPISFTISLRLSELDLPSKIAERLPKVLIHHNVAGEKIHDFLQALDLAWQSNAGIGAFSAAQRWVSTCKQLVAAGWPLIGDRKRWRLGELTIEWSAVAPN; this is encoded by the coding sequence GTGGCAGTACGCAAGCCGATAGGCACAATCACCAGGGGAACAACTAACCCCAATCGCCTTCGCCGCATCGATCGCTTCATTGCTAGCCAGCCGCTCCTCAGACAAATTCCAACACCGATTGTGGTTGACCTGGGCTTTGGTGCCTCGCCAATTACCGCGGTTGAACTGCTCTCACGATTGCGCAAAGTGAATTCGCACACACACGTGGTTGGTATTGAGATAGATAGAGAACGAGTGGAGCGTGGGCTTGCAGTGGCGCACGAACACCTGCACTTTACCCATGGTGGATTTGAAACTCCCCTGCCAGCAAATCTGGCACAGCAGGCAGATGTGATTCGCGCCTTCAATGTTTTGCGCCAGTATGACGAATCCCAGGTCGCAGCAGCTTGGCAGCAAATGCAGTCGCGACTTTCTGCCAGTGGAATTTTGGTTGAGGGTACCTGCGATGAGATTGGCAGGTTATCTAGCTGGGTGACCCTGGATAAAAATGGACCAATCAGTTTCACAATTTCTTTGCGACTGTCAGAGTTGGACTTGCCCAGCAAAATTGCCGAACGTTTGCCAAAGGTTTTGATTCACCACAACGTTGCCGGCGAAAAGATTCATGATTTTCTGCAGGCGCTGGATTTGGCCTGGCAATCTAACGCGGGAATTGGTGCATTTAGTGCCGCTCAGCGTTGGGTTTCAACCTGCAAACAATTGGTGGCGGCTGGTTGGCCACTGATTGGTGATCGCAAACGCTGGCGCCTTGGCGAACTGACAATTGAATGGTCGGCCGTCGCACCCAATTAG
- a CDS encoding phosphoglyceromutase — protein MTAKYTLILLRHGNSVWNQENLFTGWVDVDLSDQGRAEAKRAGELLAESGLKPDLLYTSRLKRAINTAHIALNAADRSWIDVQRDWRLNERHYGALQGKDKAQTLAEYGPEMFQTWRRSFDVPPPPIEDTDKYSQAHDERYADLGDKIPKTECLKDVLERMLPFWLSDIQPSLKSGKTVLVTAHGNSLRALVKHLDGVSDEDIAELNIPTGIPLVYKLDENFKPVVAGGEYLDPEAAAAGAAAVAAQGNKK, from the coding sequence ATGACTGCCAAATACACACTTATTCTTTTGCGCCACGGTAACTCGGTATGGAATCAGGAAAACCTGTTCACCGGTTGGGTGGACGTTGACCTTAGTGACCAGGGTCGCGCCGAGGCAAAGCGTGCAGGCGAACTGCTAGCTGAGTCGGGTCTAAAGCCAGATCTTCTTTACACATCTCGTTTGAAGCGTGCCATCAACACCGCGCACATTGCATTGAACGCTGCCGACCGCAGTTGGATTGATGTGCAGCGCGACTGGCGCTTGAACGAGCGTCACTACGGGGCACTGCAGGGCAAGGACAAGGCACAGACTTTGGCCGAGTACGGACCAGAAATGTTCCAGACTTGGCGCCGCAGCTTTGACGTGCCTCCGCCACCAATTGAAGACACCGATAAGTATTCGCAGGCCCACGATGAGCGCTACGCAGATCTTGGTGACAAGATTCCAAAGACCGAATGCTTGAAGGATGTGCTTGAGCGCATGCTGCCATTCTGGCTGTCTGACATTCAGCCATCGCTAAAGAGCGGCAAGACTGTTTTGGTTACTGCTCACGGAAACTCACTTCGCGCACTGGTTAAGCATCTTGATGGTGTTTCTGATGAAGACATCGCCGAGTTAAACATTCCAACCGGTATTCCACTGGTCTACAAGTTGGATGAAAACTTCAAGCCGGTTGTTGCCGGTGGCGAGTATCTAGATCCAGAGGCTGCAGCCGCTGGCGCTGCTGCAGTTGCTGCACAGGGTAATAAAAAATAA